One region of Streptomyces davaonensis JCM 4913 genomic DNA includes:
- a CDS encoding small basic family protein, with amino-acid sequence MIAVLGLVVGVVAGLLVRPEVPAVVEPYLPIAVVAALDAVFGGLRAMLDGIFDDKVFVVSFLSNVVVAALIVFLGDKLGVGAQLSTGVVVVLGIRIFSNAAAIRRHVFRA; translated from the coding sequence GTGATCGCCGTACTGGGCCTCGTCGTGGGAGTCGTGGCCGGCCTGTTGGTCCGGCCTGAGGTTCCGGCGGTCGTCGAGCCTTACTTGCCGATCGCCGTCGTGGCGGCGCTGGACGCCGTCTTCGGTGGTCTGCGGGCCATGCTCGACGGCATCTTCGACGACAAGGTCTTCGTGGTGTCGTTCCTGTCCAATGTGGTCGTCGCCGCGCTGATCGTGTTCCTGGGCGACAAGTTGGGTGTGGGCGCGCAGCTGTCCACCGGCGTCGTCGTGGTCCTCGGTATCCGGATCTTCTCGAACGCCGCGGCGATCCGCCGGCACGTGTTCCGGGCGTGA
- a CDS encoding CDP-alcohol phosphatidyltransferase family protein, with product MEVQETRVQTDRVLTIPNILSMARLLGVPLFLWLILRPEFGGPESDGWALLVLMLSGISDYLDGKLARRWNQVSSLGRLLDPAADRLYILSTLVGLTWREILPLWLTAVLLARELVLLVMVGILRRHGYPPPQVNFLGKAATFNLMYAFPLLLLSDGSGWLPSLAAIFGWAFAGWGTTLYWWAGVLYVVQVRRLVRADAMAD from the coding sequence GTGGAGGTCCAGGAGACCCGGGTCCAGACGGACCGGGTCCTCACCATCCCCAACATCCTCAGCATGGCTCGGCTCCTCGGTGTGCCGCTGTTCCTGTGGCTGATCCTCAGGCCGGAGTTCGGCGGGCCGGAGAGCGATGGCTGGGCTCTGCTCGTGCTGATGCTCAGTGGGATCAGTGACTACCTGGACGGCAAGCTCGCCCGGCGTTGGAATCAGGTGAGCAGCCTCGGCCGGCTCCTGGATCCGGCCGCAGACCGGCTCTACATTCTCTCGACTTTGGTCGGACTGACCTGGCGTGAGATTCTGCCGCTCTGGTTGACTGCCGTACTTCTTGCACGAGAACTGGTTCTGCTGGTGATGGTGGGCATCCTCAGGCGTCATGGGTATCCGCCGCCCCAGGTGAACTTCCTGGGGAAGGCGGCTACTTTCAACCTGATGTATGCTTTCCCGTTGCTCCTGCTCAGCGATGGAAGCGGGTGGCTCCCGTCACTTGCTGCTATTTTCGGATGGGCGTTCGCCGGATGGGGTACAACGCTCTACTGGTGGGCAGGAGTCCTCTACGTGGTACAAGTCCGCCGCCTGGTCCGTGCGGACGCCATGGCCGATTGA
- a CDS encoding DUF881 domain-containing protein — MCGMPQQPPVRSTPTRPPRPDASMSLLTNVMDHSLDDGYAEAAARKKAADGGLPKTLRAKLGLAAGLVLAALVVTVGAAQARVAAPVVAKEREELIDRIDQETEAADKLEDSVDKLRDDVSARQREALKEGGGEQAELVGILAGAVEVHGPGVKLVVNDAKESGGGGDGDPRETSGFSDTGRVRDRDMQRVVNGLWESGAEAISINGQRLTALSAIRAAGDAILVDNKPLVPPYTVLAVGDGERLSGRFQDSADGLYLHALQENFGIRTAISVESELRLPAAPSVTVRTAQPNTEKSEKGTS; from the coding sequence ATGTGCGGCATGCCGCAGCAGCCCCCCGTTCGGAGCACTCCTACGCGCCCCCCGCGCCCGGATGCTTCCATGTCGCTGCTCACCAATGTCATGGACCACAGCCTCGATGACGGGTACGCGGAGGCGGCTGCGCGGAAGAAGGCGGCGGACGGTGGTCTGCCCAAGACGCTCCGGGCGAAGCTCGGGCTCGCGGCCGGTCTGGTGCTGGCGGCCCTGGTGGTCACCGTGGGTGCGGCTCAGGCCCGGGTCGCGGCTCCTGTCGTGGCAAAGGAGCGCGAGGAGCTGATCGACCGGATCGATCAGGAGACCGAGGCCGCCGACAAGCTCGAGGACAGCGTCGACAAGCTGCGGGACGACGTGAGCGCGCGCCAGCGCGAGGCGCTCAAGGAGGGCGGCGGCGAGCAGGCGGAGCTGGTGGGGATTCTCGCCGGGGCCGTCGAGGTGCACGGGCCTGGCGTGAAACTGGTCGTGAACGACGCCAAGGAATCCGGCGGGGGCGGTGACGGGGACCCGCGTGAGACGTCCGGGTTCTCGGACACGGGACGGGTCCGGGACCGGGACATGCAGCGCGTGGTCAACGGGCTGTGGGAGTCGGGGGCCGAGGCCATCTCCATCAACGGGCAGCGGCTGACGGCGCTGTCGGCGATCAGGGCCGCGGGTGACGCGATACTGGTCGACAACAAGCCGCTGGTGCCGCCGTACACGGTGCTCGCGGTGGGGGACGGGGAGCGGCTGAGCGGCAGGTTCCAGGACAGCGCCGACGGGCTGTATCTGCACGCCTTGCAGGAGAACTTCGGCATCAGGACCGCCATCTCCGTGGAAAGTGAGCTCCGGCTGCCCGCGGCACCCAGTGTGACTGTACGAACAGCACAGCCGAACACCGAGAAATCCGAGAAGGGCACATCGTGA
- a CDS encoding acetoacetate--CoA ligase, translating into MSTLNPEPLWQPDQARITHAQVTKFQAWAAERHGAPSEGGYPALHRWSVDELDTFWQAVTEWFDVRFSTPYARVLGSRVMPGAEWFPGATLNYAEHALRAADTRADEPALLHVDETHEPTPVTWSELRRQVGSLAAELRTLGVRPGDRVSGYLPNIPQAVVALLATAAVGGVWTSCAPDFGARSVLDRFQQVEPVVLFTVDGYRYGGKEHDRRDTVAELRRELPTLRAVVHIPVLGTEAPDGALDWSALTGADTEPVFEQVPFDHPLWVLYSSGTTGLPKAIVQSQGGILVEHLKQLGLHCDLGPEDTFFWYTSTGWMMWNFLVSGLLTGTTIVLYDGSPGYPDTGAQWRVAERTGATLYGTSAAYVMACRKADVYPGRDFDLSKVQCVATTGSPLPPDGFRWLHDEVREDLWIASVSGGTDVCSCFAGAVPTLPVHIGELQAAGLGTDLQSWDPSGKPLIDEVGELVVTNPMPSMPIHFWNDPDGSRYHDSYFDTYPGVWRHGDWITITARGSVVIHGRSDSTLNRQGVRMGSADIYEAVERLPEIKESLVIGVELPDGGYWMPLFVHLAPGAVLDEALLNRIKQTIREQLSPRHVPDEVIEVPGIPHTLTGKRIEVPVKRLLQGTPLDKAVNPGSIDNLDLLHFYEDLARKRA; encoded by the coding sequence ATGTCGACCCTGAACCCCGAGCCGCTCTGGCAGCCGGATCAGGCACGCATCACCCACGCACAGGTCACCAAGTTCCAGGCCTGGGCGGCAGAGCGCCACGGAGCACCGTCCGAGGGGGGCTACCCGGCACTGCACCGCTGGTCCGTCGACGAACTGGACACCTTCTGGCAGGCCGTCACCGAGTGGTTCGACGTGCGGTTCTCGACGCCCTACGCGCGCGTGCTGGGCAGCCGCGTCATGCCCGGCGCCGAATGGTTCCCCGGGGCGACCCTGAACTACGCCGAGCACGCCCTGCGCGCCGCCGACACCCGCGCCGACGAACCGGCCCTCCTCCACGTCGACGAGACCCACGAACCGACCCCGGTGACCTGGTCCGAGCTGCGCCGCCAGGTCGGCTCCCTCGCCGCCGAACTGCGCACCCTCGGCGTACGCCCCGGGGACCGCGTCAGCGGCTACCTGCCGAACATCCCCCAGGCCGTCGTCGCCCTCCTCGCCACGGCCGCCGTGGGCGGAGTGTGGACCTCCTGCGCCCCCGACTTCGGCGCCCGCAGCGTCCTCGACCGCTTCCAGCAGGTCGAACCGGTCGTCCTGTTCACCGTCGACGGCTACCGCTACGGCGGCAAGGAACACGACCGCCGCGACACCGTCGCCGAACTCCGCCGCGAACTGCCCACCCTGCGCGCCGTCGTCCACATCCCCGTCCTCGGCACCGAGGCTCCCGACGGCGCCCTGGATTGGTCGGCCCTCACCGGCGCCGACACCGAGCCCGTCTTCGAGCAGGTGCCCTTCGACCACCCCCTGTGGGTGCTCTACTCCTCCGGCACCACGGGCCTGCCCAAGGCGATCGTCCAGTCCCAGGGCGGCATCCTCGTCGAACACCTCAAGCAGCTCGGCCTGCACTGCGACCTCGGCCCCGAGGACACCTTCTTCTGGTACACCTCGACCGGCTGGATGATGTGGAACTTCCTCGTCTCCGGCCTCCTCACCGGCACCACGATCGTCCTGTACGACGGAAGCCCCGGCTACCCGGACACCGGCGCCCAGTGGCGCGTCGCCGAACGCACCGGAGCCACCCTCTACGGCACCTCTGCCGCGTACGTCATGGCTTGCCGCAAGGCCGACGTGTACCCGGGACGCGACTTCGACCTCTCGAAGGTGCAGTGCGTCGCCACCACCGGCTCCCCGCTGCCGCCCGACGGATTCCGCTGGCTGCACGACGAAGTCCGCGAGGACCTCTGGATCGCCTCCGTCAGCGGCGGCACCGACGTCTGCTCCTGTTTCGCCGGAGCCGTACCGACCCTGCCGGTGCACATCGGAGAGCTCCAGGCGGCGGGCCTGGGCACGGACCTCCAGTCCTGGGACCCGAGCGGCAAGCCACTCATCGACGAGGTCGGCGAACTCGTGGTCACCAACCCCATGCCCTCGATGCCGATCCACTTCTGGAACGACCCCGACGGCAGCCGCTACCACGACAGCTACTTCGACACCTACCCCGGCGTCTGGCGCCACGGCGACTGGATCACCATCACAGCTCGCGGCTCCGTCGTCATCCACGGCCGCTCCGACTCCACGCTCAACCGCCAAGGCGTGCGGATGGGCTCCGCCGACATCTACGAAGCCGTCGAGCGACTCCCGGAGATCAAGGAATCCCTCGTCATCGGCGTCGAACTGCCCGACGGCGGCTACTGGATGCCGCTCTTCGTCCACCTTGCGCCCGGGGCGGTTCTCGACGAGGCCCTGCTGAACCGGATCAAGCAGACCATCCGCGAACAGCTCTCGCCACGTCACGTCCCCGACGAGGTCATCGAGGTACCGGGCATCCCGCACACCCTCACCGGCAAGCGCATCGAGGTACCCGTCAAGCGCCTTCTCCAGGGCACCCCCCTCGACAAGGCAGTCAACCCGGGCTCCATCGACAACCTCGACCTGCTGCACTTCTACGAGGACCTCGCCCGCAAGCGCGCCTGA
- a CDS encoding PTS sugar transporter subunit IIA, whose product MTTVTSPLAGRAIGLAAVPDPVFSGAMVGPGTAIDPDREPSEAVSPVDGVIVSLHPHAFVVVDEHGHGVLTHLGIDTVQLNGEGFELLVNKGDTVTRGQGIVRWNPAAVEAAGKSPVCPIVALEATAEALADLRDEGDVKAGDSLFVWK is encoded by the coding sequence ATGACCACCGTGACGTCCCCGCTCGCAGGACGCGCCATCGGACTGGCGGCAGTGCCGGATCCGGTCTTCTCCGGGGCCATGGTCGGCCCGGGTACAGCGATCGACCCCGACCGTGAGCCCTCCGAGGCCGTCTCCCCCGTGGACGGAGTCATCGTTTCTCTCCACCCGCACGCGTTCGTAGTAGTGGACGAGCACGGCCACGGCGTTCTCACCCACCTGGGCATCGACACCGTGCAGCTCAACGGCGAGGGCTTCGAGCTGCTCGTGAACAAGGGCGACACCGTGACTCGTGGTCAGGGCATCGTCCGCTGGAACCCGGCCGCCGTCGAGGCCGCCGGGAAGTCCCCGGTGTGTCCGATCGTCGCTCTCGAAGCCACCGCCGAGGCTCTCGCCGATCTCCGTGACGAGGGCGATGTGAAGGCGGGCGACAGTCTCTTCGTCTGGAAGTGA
- a CDS encoding FHA domain-containing protein — protein MGGAWWKLSGGYGRCEDVRVGRSVQSGFVLPHGRVCFSQGESPVKLFAKLFGKSAREGNDNATARHRAQPDAEGQRPLFRDQVGGPGGDISGGQGAPSVDPAQAGGIGFGQPSASSAGGGFAADPYASNAPAGQPRQEDPSMSALVCTRCGNRNAENSRFCSNCGAPLRPGAVPERPSETTSTISISGLEAYDAEVTGQTQVPALSPEAQAAVDALPLGSALLVVRRGPNSGSRFLLDGDLTTAGRHPQSDIFLDDVTVSRRHVEFRRSQDGSFTVADVGSLNGTYVNRERIDQVALSNGDEVQIGKYRLVFYASQRGY, from the coding sequence ATGGGTGGTGCGTGGTGGAAACTGTCTGGTGGATACGGACGTTGTGAGGATGTCCGGGTCGGCCGGAGTGTGCAGTCAGGGTTCGTCCTGCCCCACGGGCGGGTCTGTTTCAGTCAAGGGGAATCGCCCGTGAAGTTGTTTGCGAAGTTGTTCGGCAAGAGCGCGCGAGAGGGCAACGACAACGCCACCGCCCGCCATCGCGCACAGCCTGACGCAGAGGGCCAGCGGCCGTTGTTCCGGGACCAGGTGGGTGGTCCGGGCGGTGACATTTCCGGAGGTCAGGGCGCGCCGTCGGTTGACCCTGCCCAGGCCGGAGGCATAGGTTTCGGGCAACCGTCAGCCTCAAGTGCGGGTGGAGGGTTCGCCGCCGACCCGTACGCGTCCAATGCCCCGGCGGGGCAGCCGCGGCAGGAGGATCCGTCCATGTCGGCCCTGGTGTGCACGAGGTGCGGCAACCGCAACGCGGAGAACAGTCGCTTCTGTTCCAACTGCGGTGCTCCGCTGCGGCCGGGTGCCGTGCCCGAGCGTCCCTCCGAGACGACGTCCACCATCTCCATCTCCGGTCTCGAGGCCTACGACGCCGAGGTCACCGGTCAAACGCAGGTTCCGGCGCTGTCCCCCGAGGCGCAGGCGGCCGTCGACGCGCTGCCGCTCGGCTCCGCGCTCCTGGTGGTGCGCCGTGGGCCGAACTCGGGCAGCCGCTTCCTGCTGGACGGCGACCTGACCACCGCAGGCCGTCACCCGCAGAGCGACATCTTCCTGGACGACGTCACCGTCTCGCGCCGGCATGTGGAGTTCCGCCGCAGCCAGGACGGCTCGTTCACGGTCGCCGACGTGGGCAGCCTGAACGGCACGTACGTCAACCGCGAGCGGATCGACCAGGTCGCTCTGTCGAACGGTGACGAGGTGCAGATCGGCAAGTACCGGCTGGTCTTCTACGCGAGCCAGCGAGGCTACTGA
- the ptsP gene encoding phosphoenolpyruvate--protein phosphotransferase: METTLRGVGVSHGVAIGEVRHMGTAVLEPPAKQIPVEEAGREQGRARKAVEAVAADLIARGNLAGGEAQAVLEAQAMMAQDPELMADVERRIAVGSTAERAVYDAFAAYRELLANAGEYLAGRVADLDDVRNRIVARLLGVPMPGVPDSDEPYVLVARDLAPADTALLDPTLVLGFVTEEGGPTSHSAILARALGVPAVVALPGAGELAEGTMIAVDGSTGEIFVNPSEEKKGQLEAAAAERKAALAASTGPGATADGHKVPLLANVGGPSDVPAAVEAGAEGVGLFRTEFLFLDDSKNAPSEQKQVEAYRQVLEAFPEGRVVVRVLDAGADKPLEFLTPADEPNPALGVRGLRTLLDHPEVLRTQLTALAKAAEGLPVYLEVMAPMVADRADAKAFADACRAAGLRAKFGAMVEIPSAALRARSILQEVEFLSLGTNDLAQYTFAADRQVGAVSRLQDPWQPALLDLVALSAEAAKAEGKSCGVCGEAASDPLLACVLTGLGVTSLSMGSASIPYVRATLAKYTLAQCERAAAAARAAESAEEARGAAQAVLSGE, translated from the coding sequence ATGGAGACAACGCTGCGAGGCGTCGGCGTGAGCCACGGTGTGGCGATCGGCGAGGTTCGGCACATGGGAACGGCGGTCCTGGAGCCGCCGGCCAAGCAGATCCCGGTGGAGGAGGCGGGGCGTGAACAGGGGCGCGCCCGCAAGGCCGTGGAGGCTGTGGCAGCCGACCTGATTGCGCGCGGCAATCTGGCGGGGGGCGAAGCCCAGGCAGTGCTCGAGGCCCAGGCGATGATGGCTCAGGACCCCGAGTTGATGGCGGACGTGGAGCGCCGTATCGCGGTCGGCAGTACGGCCGAGCGCGCGGTATACGACGCCTTCGCCGCGTACCGCGAGTTGCTGGCGAACGCCGGGGAGTATCTCGCCGGCCGTGTCGCCGACCTGGACGACGTGCGGAATCGTATCGTCGCCCGTTTGCTCGGGGTTCCGATGCCGGGCGTCCCGGACAGCGACGAGCCCTATGTCCTGGTCGCCCGCGATCTCGCGCCGGCCGACACGGCGCTGCTGGACCCGACCCTGGTGCTCGGCTTCGTCACCGAAGAGGGCGGGCCGACCAGTCACAGCGCGATCCTGGCGCGGGCGCTCGGTGTTCCGGCCGTGGTGGCGCTGCCCGGAGCCGGTGAGCTCGCCGAGGGGACGATGATCGCCGTCGACGGCAGCACCGGCGAGATCTTCGTGAACCCGAGCGAGGAGAAGAAGGGACAGCTAGAGGCCGCCGCCGCCGAGCGCAAGGCCGCGCTGGCCGCTTCGACCGGTCCGGGCGCCACGGCCGACGGCCACAAGGTGCCGCTGCTGGCCAACGTCGGCGGCCCGTCGGACGTGCCGGCCGCGGTCGAGGCCGGTGCTGAGGGTGTCGGTCTGTTCCGTACCGAGTTCCTCTTCCTCGACGACAGCAAGAACGCTCCGTCGGAGCAGAAGCAGGTCGAGGCCTACCGGCAGGTGCTCGAGGCGTTCCCCGAGGGTCGTGTCGTCGTACGTGTGCTGGACGCGGGTGCCGACAAACCGCTGGAGTTCCTCACTCCGGCCGACGAGCCGAACCCGGCTCTGGGCGTGCGCGGGCTGCGGACGCTGCTCGACCATCCGGAGGTCCTGCGCACCCAGCTGACGGCGCTCGCCAAGGCGGCCGAGGGCCTGCCGGTCTACCTCGAGGTGATGGCCCCGATGGTGGCCGACCGTGCCGACGCCAAGGCGTTCGCGGACGCCTGCCGTGCGGCCGGGCTTCGGGCGAAGTTCGGCGCGATGGTGGAGATCCCGTCGGCGGCGCTGCGGGCGCGCTCGATCCTTCAGGAGGTCGAGTTCCTGTCGCTGGGCACCAATGACCTCGCGCAGTACACGTTCGCCGCCGACCGTCAGGTGGGTGCGGTGTCCCGTCTTCAGGACCCGTGGCAGCCTGCGCTGCTGGACCTGGTGGCGCTGTCCGCCGAGGCGGCGAAGGCGGAGGGCAAGAGCTGTGGTGTCTGCGGTGAGGCCGCGTCCGACCCGCTGCTCGCGTGTGTGCTGACCGGTCTGGGCGTCACCTCCCTTTCCATGGGTTCGGCGTCGATTCCTTATGTGCGGGCGACTCTCGCCAAGTACACGCTGGCGCAGTGCGAGCGGGCCGCGGCGGCCGCTCGGGCTGCCGAGAGCGCTGAGGAAGCGCGCGGTGCGGCGCAGGCCGTGCTGTCCGGCGAATAG
- a CDS encoding mannose-1-phosphate guanyltransferase produces the protein MKAVVMAGGEGTRLRPMTSSMPKPLLPVANRPIMEHVLRLLKRHGLNETVVTVQFLASLVKNYFGDGEELGMELSYANEEKPLGTAGSVKNAEEALKDDAFLVISGDALTDFDLTDLIRFHKEKGALVTVCLTRVPNPLEFGITIVDEEGKVERFLEKPTWGQVFSDTVNTGIYVMEPEVFDYVEADVPVDWSGDVFPQLMKEGKPIYGYVAEGYWEDVGTHESYVKAQADVLEGKVDVELDGFEISPGVWVAEGAEVHSDAVLRGPLYIGDYAKVEAGAEIREHTVVGSNVVVKSGAFLHKAVVHDNVYVGQHSNLRGCVVGKNTDIMRSARIEDGAVIGDECLIGEESIIQGNVRVYPFKIIEAGAFVNTSVIWESRGQAHLFGARGVSGILNVEITPELAVRLAGAYATTLKKGSTVTTARDHSRGARALKRAVISALQASAIDVRDLENVPLPVARQQTARGSAGGIMIRTTPGVPDSVDIMFFDGQGADLSQGGQRKLDRVFARQEYRRAFPGEIGDLHFPASVFDSYTGSLLRNVDTTGIADSGLKVVVDASNGSAGLVLPSLLGKLGVDSLTINPGLDESRPTETADTRRSGLVRLGEIVASARAAFGVRFDPVGERLSLVDEKGRIVEDDRALLVMLDLVAAERRSGRVALPVTTTRIAEQVAAYHGTQVEWTTTSPDDLTRVGRDETTIFGGDGKAGFIIPEFSSVFDGTAAFVRLIGLVARTQLTLSQIDARIPRAHVLKRDLATPWAVKGLVMRRVVEAAGDRFVDTTDGVRVVETDGRWVMVLPDPAEAVTHLWAEGPDDASAQALLDEWSAVVDSAGR, from the coding sequence ATGAAGGCCGTCGTGATGGCCGGAGGCGAAGGCACACGCCTTCGCCCCATGACCTCAAGCATGCCCAAGCCGCTCCTGCCGGTGGCCAACCGGCCGATCATGGAGCACGTTCTGAGGCTGCTCAAAAGGCATGGGCTCAACGAGACCGTCGTTACTGTCCAGTTCCTGGCCTCGCTGGTCAAGAACTACTTCGGTGATGGCGAGGAGCTCGGGATGGAGCTCAGCTATGCCAACGAGGAGAAGCCACTCGGTACCGCCGGAAGCGTCAAGAACGCCGAAGAGGCGTTGAAGGACGACGCTTTCCTCGTGATCTCCGGTGATGCCCTGACCGACTTCGACCTCACCGATCTCATCCGTTTCCACAAGGAGAAGGGTGCCCTCGTCACTGTCTGTCTGACGCGGGTGCCGAATCCGCTGGAATTCGGAATCACCATCGTCGACGAAGAGGGCAAGGTCGAGCGTTTCCTTGAGAAGCCGACCTGGGGCCAGGTTTTCTCCGACACCGTGAACACCGGCATTTATGTCATGGAGCCCGAGGTCTTCGACTATGTCGAGGCTGATGTGCCCGTCGACTGGTCCGGTGATGTCTTCCCTCAGCTGATGAAGGAGGGCAAGCCCATCTATGGGTATGTCGCGGAGGGCTACTGGGAGGATGTCGGCACCCACGAGAGCTATGTGAAGGCGCAGGCCGACGTCCTGGAGGGCAAGGTCGACGTCGAACTCGACGGGTTCGAGATCTCGCCGGGCGTATGGGTGGCGGAGGGTGCCGAGGTGCATTCCGATGCCGTCCTTCGCGGTCCCCTCTACATCGGGGACTATGCCAAGGTCGAGGCCGGTGCCGAAATTCGGGAGCACACCGTTGTCGGCTCCAACGTCGTCGTGAAGAGCGGGGCCTTTCTGCACAAGGCCGTCGTGCACGACAACGTGTATGTCGGGCAGCACAGCAATCTCCGTGGCTGTGTCGTCGGCAAGAACACCGACATCATGCGCTCGGCCCGGATCGAGGACGGCGCCGTCATCGGCGACGAGTGCCTGATCGGGGAAGAATCGATCATTCAGGGCAATGTGCGGGTCTACCCGTTCAAGATCATTGAGGCCGGTGCTTTCGTCAACACCTCGGTGATCTGGGAGTCCAGGGGCCAGGCGCATCTCTTCGGTGCCCGAGGGGTCTCGGGAATCCTGAACGTGGAGATCACGCCCGAGTTGGCGGTGCGGTTGGCCGGTGCCTATGCGACGACTCTCAAGAAGGGGTCGACCGTCACCACGGCCCGCGACCACTCCCGTGGCGCTCGGGCGCTGAAGCGGGCGGTCATCTCCGCTCTTCAGGCGAGCGCCATCGACGTACGGGACCTGGAGAACGTACCGCTGCCCGTGGCGCGGCAGCAGACCGCGCGCGGTAGTGCCGGCGGGATCATGATCCGGACCACGCCCGGGGTGCCGGACTCCGTGGACATCATGTTCTTCGACGGGCAGGGTGCTGACCTGTCGCAGGGCGGTCAGCGGAAGCTGGACCGCGTGTTCGCGCGGCAGGAGTACCGGCGGGCGTTCCCGGGGGAGATCGGGGACCTGCACTTCCCGGCGAGCGTCTTCGACTCGTACACAGGATCACTGCTGCGCAATGTCGACACGACGGGGATCGCCGATTCCGGGCTCAAGGTCGTGGTGGACGCGTCCAACGGCAGTGCGGGTCTCGTGCTGCCCAGCCTGCTGGGCAAGCTCGGTGTGGACTCGTTGACCATCAATCCGGGTCTCGACGAGTCGCGGCCGACGGAGACCGCGGACACCCGGCGTTCGGGGCTGGTGCGGCTGGGCGAGATCGTCGCCTCCGCGCGGGCCGCGTTCGGGGTGCGGTTCGACCCTGTGGGCGAGCGGCTGTCCCTGGTCGACGAGAAGGGACGGATCGTCGAGGACGACCGTGCACTGCTTGTCATGCTCGACCTGGTGGCGGCGGAGCGGCGCAGCGGGCGGGTGGCGCTTCCGGTGACGACCACCAGGATCGCCGAGCAGGTGGCGGCGTACCACGGGACGCAGGTGGAATGGACGACCACGTCGCCCGACGATCTGACCCGGGTCGGGCGGGACGAGACCACGATCTTCGGCGGTGACGGCAAGGCCGGGTTCATCATCCCGGAGTTCAGCAGCGTCTTCGACGGTACGGCGGCCTTCGTACGGCTGATCGGGCTGGTGGCGCGGACTCAGCTCACCCTGAGCCAGATCGACGCCCGGATTCCGCGGGCGCATGTCCTCAAGCGGGATCTGGCGACGCCGTGGGCCGTCAAGGGGCTCGTCATGCGGCGGGTCGTCGAGGCCGCCGGAGACCGGTTCGTGGACACCACGGACGGGGTGCGGGTCGTCGAGACGGACGGGCGCTGGGTGATGGTGCTGCCGGACCCGGCCGAAGCGGTCACTCACCTGTGGGCGGAGGGCCCGGACGACGCCTCCGCGCAGGCTCTGCTCGACGAGTGGTCGGCCGTGGTGGACAGCGCCGGCCGCTGA
- a CDS encoding DUF881 domain-containing protein — protein MSNQDETPENRLRKELPDEVPSAASEAAPEAPEAGSGLTGRQRLAKGLWPPRVTRAQLIVALLLFGLGFGLAVQVASNSDGDDALRGARQEDLVRILDELDDRTQRLEDEKQGLEKQRDELENSSNQAEEARRQTVEKERQLGILAGTVAAQGPGITVTIGDTKGTVEADMLLDAIQELRAAGAEAIQVNGVRVVAGTYLTDSEGSVSVDGNKINAPYRFKVIGKPQDLEPALNIPGGVVQTLEKEQATVTVERSDKIVVDALRAAERPDYARSSSR, from the coding sequence ATGAGCAACCAGGACGAGACGCCCGAGAACAGACTGCGCAAGGAACTGCCCGACGAGGTGCCGTCCGCGGCTTCCGAGGCCGCGCCGGAGGCCCCGGAGGCCGGGTCCGGGCTGACCGGTCGGCAGCGTCTCGCCAAGGGGCTGTGGCCGCCGCGTGTCACGCGGGCTCAACTGATCGTCGCCCTGCTGCTGTTCGGCCTCGGATTCGGCCTTGCCGTGCAGGTCGCCTCCAACAGTGACGGGGACGACGCCCTGCGCGGAGCGCGTCAGGAAGATCTCGTGCGGATCCTCGATGAACTGGACGACCGCACACAGCGTCTTGAGGACGAGAAGCAGGGACTCGAGAAGCAGCGGGACGAGCTGGAGAACAGCTCGAACCAGGCCGAGGAGGCTCGTCGGCAGACTGTCGAGAAGGAGAGACAACTCGGCATTCTGGCGGGCACGGTGGCGGCTCAGGGGCCCGGCATCACGGTCACCATCGGCGACACGAAGGGGACGGTCGAGGCGGACATGCTGCTGGACGCCATCCAGGAATTGCGTGCGGCCGGCGCTGAGGCGATCCAGGTGAACGGGGTACGCGTGGTGGCGGGTACCTATCTGACGGATTCGGAGGGTTCCGTGAGCGTCGACGGGAACAAGATCAACGCGCCCTATCGTTTCAAGGTCATCGGCAAGCCGCAGGACCTCGAACCGGCCCTGAACATCCCTGGAGGCGTGGTGCAGACTCTGGAGAAGGAGCAGGCCACCGTGACGGTCGAGCGGTCGGACAAGATCGTTGTGGACGCCTTGCGGGCCGCGGAGCGGCCTGACTACGCTCGGTCGTCCTCGCGGTGA